The following nucleotide sequence is from Oceanispirochaeta sp..
GGCGGTTCAGACCCTTCATAATCAGATTGATCATCTGAACAATAAAAATACTGACCGTTATTGAATTGATGACGATAAGCCACCAGTACTGTTCATATTCCCTGAATCTCAAACTGGGGTTTTTTCCTAAGACGAAAAGGAGACTCAATAATAGAAACACAAGTGCATTGATTATTATAATCTGCCTGCTGTTATCTTTATCTGTATGAAGAAGGAGAAGGACAAAGGCTGTACAGAGATACAATAGACCCGCGCCACTGGGGCCTGTAAAGATGAGGAGAATGATGCTCAGTGAATAGAATCCCCAGGCAATCAGTTTGTTGCGGAGTTTGAATTGAATAAATCGGGCAAAGGACATAATCAGGAAGAATATATAAAATCCAAGTAGACCGAGGCCGGCAAAGAGCATGTCCTCTTTGATAAATTGATTGATTCCGGTAATAAGAACACCCAGTCCGAGGGTCACAATGGTACTCATCAAGCTGACAAATATATACTGCTGCCAGTAAATGAGGCTGTCTGTCCTCCCCTGTTCTTCCTTCTTTATCATCAGATTCCTGAGTTTCAGCATATAAAGATGGTAGGGAATCCTGAAATGTTGTCTCATACCTGTACCTTTCTAAACCTAATCATAATCGAATGTTCCCCAATGTCCAAATTGAATTCACTGGTTCTGGTAGAAATGGGAGACTGGTGAGTTTAATTTTTCCGTATCAGGTTTATTCCTTCTGGATGTTCCGTCTCAGAATGTAACCGTCCTTCACCCCGCATCCCGGGATAATGGTACAGGGTTTGCCATGATCTATTTTTTCGATAGTTATGCCCTCGGGATCTTTTAAAGCAAAAGCATTATCAGCCTGAAACAACAGATCCGGCCCGATGTATTCGATCTCCTGACTCGTGAGTATCTGGTTCTTTACATCCAGTTCGTATTCTCCCGGTGAGACCTCTTTTCCAATGGAACCCAGAAATTTATAGGGGGAGGCTTCCATCTTCCCTGTGGGCTGTTCAATGTCGTCCTTACCGAAGTAAAAGCCTGTGGAGAACTCTCTGTGGCTGACCTTCATTAATTCTTCTCTGTAGCCTTCAAGCTGGGGATCTTTGGATCCTTCCAGTGAATCAATCATCTTTCTGTAGGCCCGGGTCACGATGGCCGTGTAGTAGATGGACTTCATCCGGCCCTCAATCTTGAGAGAGTCGATGCCTGCATCCTTCAAATCCTGGATATGATCGATCATACAGATGTCTTTACTGGAGAGGATGGAGGTGAAACCGTCCCCTTCATAAATGGGATAGTACTCGCCGGGTCTTTCTGCCTCTTCCAGTACCATTTCAGTATTAGCCGGTCCTTCCAGGGGCCGGTAGTCCCAGCGGCAGGAATGGGCGCAGCTGCCGTCGTTCGCCGACCGGTCTATCATCCATTTGCTCAGAAAGCAGCGGCCTGAGTAGGCCAGACACATGGCCCCGTGAACAAAGGCTTCCAGCTCAATATCCGGAACATCTGCCCGGATTCGGGCGATATCCCTGAGGGAACACTCTCTCCC
It contains:
- a CDS encoding U32 family peptidase yields the protein MELLSPAGNVEKLKYAYQYGADAAYIGLHSFSLRAKADNFGHDEAEEIARIKGDKKLFCALNIYFHNQDLYRLDESLDQFEAYPFDAFIISDMGIIRTMQKRFPGRDLHLSTQANALNSDAVKLYRDLGFKRIILGRECSLRDIARIRADVPDIELEAFVHGAMCLAYSGRCFLSKWMIDRSANDGSCAHSCRWDYRPLEGPANTEMVLEEAERPGEYYPIYEGDGFTSILSSKDICMIDHIQDLKDAGIDSLKIEGRMKSIYYTAIVTRAYRKMIDSLEGSKDPQLEGYREELMKVSHREFSTGFYFGKDDIEQPTGKMEASPYKFLGSIGKEVSPGEYELDVKNQILTSQEIEYIGPDLLFQADNAFALKDPEGITIEKIDHGKPCTIIPGCGVKDGYILRRNIQKE